The nucleotide sequence GCCCGGGCATATTTCCAGCGATCGTCGCTTCAGTCAAACCTGAGGGGTCTTTTTTGAAGGGTTTTCGGCATCGCCCTTGAGTTGTCGAGGAGTTATTTGATGTCATTCAAGCCGACCAAAAATGTAAACCACTACGGGTTTGAATGTTCAAAACGTGAGATGGGTTCATTTATAACTTTGACTGATGACTTAAATTTATAACTATCATTGGTCTTTATGTTGTCAAGTGTCATCGACCATCCTATTCTTAGGTGAGACAATCTAAAAACCTTCATAAAACTAGGAATAATGGCGATTCCGTCCAAATTTTTATTCCTTGTTTTTACCATTAGTTTCACTTATCAGGAGACCAGACAATGCCGATTGCAGTAGGAATGATTGAGACCAGGGGGTTCCCCGCTGTCGTGGAAGCGGCTGACGCGATGGTGAAAGCGGCGCGTGTAACTCTGGTGGGCTACGAAAAAATTGGTAGCGGTCGTGTCACCGTAATCGTGCGGGGGGATGTGTCCGAGGTTCAAGCCTCTGTTTCGGCTGGGATTGAGTCTGCCAAGCGGGTGAATGGAGGAGAAGTTCTGTCCACCCACATCATTGCCCGTCCGCACGAGAACCTGGAATACGTTTTGCCTATTCGTTACACCGAATCGGTTGAGCAATTCCGTACCTAAGTCTTCCGTCAGGAAAATTCTGACGGGTCACAGACCCTCAAAATTTAACCCTGATCCGCTTTCCGATATTCAGTTACCCGTCAAACTCAATTTGACGGACTACCAGGAGAGATGGTTCAGTGAAACTTCTCTACGTTGTTTGATTAACCTAATACAAAGTTCATGGAAGGGAGTAATTACGATGGCAATTGCAGTTGGAATGGTTGAAACGCTAGGTTTCCCCGCTGTGGTAGAAGCGGCTGACGCGATGGTAAAAGCAGCGCGTGTAACTCTGGTGGGCTACGAAAAAATTGGTAGCGGTCGCGTCACTGTGATCGTGCGGGGGGATGTGTCTGAAGTGCAGGCTTCTGTTGCAGCCGGGATTGAAAATGTGAAGCGTGTTAATGGCGGGCAGGTTCTCTCTACCCACATCATTGCCCGTCCCCATGAAAACCTGGAATATGTTCTGCCCATTCGCTACACCGAGGCAGTTGAGCCTTTCCGCGAGAGCGTTAGCGGCATTCGTCCCCTCAATCGCTCGTAGTAAAAGCTGATGCAGATTGCCAGAGTCCGTGGTACTGTCACCAGCACCCAGAAGGAGTCTAGTCTGAGGGGAATCAAATTTCTGGTGTTGCAGTTGATAGACGAGGAAGGGCAGCCACTGCCCGTCTATGAAGTGGCAGCCGATAGCGTAGGGGCAGGAATCGATGAATGGGTTCTGGTCAGCCGTGGCAGTGCGGCGCGGCAAGTTC is from Leptothermofonsia sichuanensis E412 and encodes:
- a CDS encoding carbon dioxide-concentrating mechanism protein CcmK, with amino-acid sequence MPIAVGMIETRGFPAVVEAADAMVKAARVTLVGYEKIGSGRVTVIVRGDVSEVQASVSAGIESAKRVNGGEVLSTHIIARPHENLEYVLPIRYTESVEQFRT
- a CDS encoding EutN/CcmL family microcompartment protein translates to MQIARVRGTVTSTQKESSLRGIKFLVLQLIDEEGQPLPVYEVAADSVGAGIDEWVLVSRGSAARQVPGSEQRPLDAAVIAIIDTVSVDNRLLYSKKDQY
- a CDS encoding carbon dioxide-concentrating mechanism protein CcmK, which produces MAIAVGMVETLGFPAVVEAADAMVKAARVTLVGYEKIGSGRVTVIVRGDVSEVQASVAAGIENVKRVNGGQVLSTHIIARPHENLEYVLPIRYTEAVEPFRESVSGIRPLNRS